The Camelus ferus isolate YT-003-E chromosome 4, BCGSAC_Cfer_1.0, whole genome shotgun sequence genome has a segment encoding these proteins:
- the TOR1B gene encoding torsin-1B, with translation MLRAGRLGGACALRLLLAAHTVAAFEPISVGIAIGAASALTGYLSYTDLYCRFAECCREEQPLNASALKQELEEKLFGQHLATEVILKALTGFKNNKNPKKPLTLSLHGWAGTGKNFVSQIVAENLHRKGLKSNFVHLFVSTLHFPHEQQIKLYQDQLQSWIRGNVSACASSLFIFDEMDKLHPGVIDAIKPFLDYYEQIDGVSYRKAIFIFLSNAGGDLITKTALDFWRAGRKREDIQLKDLEPVLSVGVFNNKHSGLWHSGLIDRNLIDYFIPFLPLEYRHVKMCVRAEMKARGSAVDEDIVTSVADEMTFFPKDEKIYSDKGCKTVQSRLDFH, from the exons ATGCTGAGGGCGGGGCGGCTTGGGGGCGCCTGTGCGCTGCGGCTGCTGCTGGCGGCTCACACGGTGGCGGCATTCGAGCCCATCAGCGTGGGCATCGCCATCGGGGCCGCGTCGGCCCTCACCGGCTACCTGTCCTACACCGACCTGTACTGCCGCTTCGCCGAGTGCTGCCGCGAGGAGCAGCCGCTCAACGCGTCGG CCCTGAAGCAGGAATTGGAGGAGAAGCTGTTTGGGCAGCATTTGGCCACAGAGGTGATTCTCAAGGCGCTGACTGGCttcaagaacaacaaaaatcccaAGAAACCACTGACTCTTTCCTTGCACGGCTGGGCTGGCACGGGCAAGAATTTTGTCAGCCAAATTGTGGCTGAAAATCTTCACCGGAAGGGCCTCAAGAGTAACTTTGTCCACCTGTTTGTATCGACCCTGCACTTCCCTCACGAGCAGCAGATAAAACTCTACCAG GACCAGTTACAGAGCTGGATTCGGGGTAATGTGAGCGCATGTGCGAGTTCCCTGTTCATATTTGACGAAATGGATAAATTGCACCCGGGGGTCATTGATGCAATCAAGCCGTTCCTAGATTACTACGAGCAGATTGATGGTGTGTCTTACCGGAAGGCCATCTTCATCTTTCTCAG CAATGCAGGCGGGGACCTCATAACTAAGACGGCCCTTGACTTCTGGCgggcagggagaaagagggaagacATCCAGCTGAAGGACCTGGAGCCGGTGCTGTCTGTCGGAGTCTTCAATAACAAACACA GTGGCCTGTGGCACAGCGGACTGATAGACCGAAACCTCATCGACTACTTTatccccttcctgcccctggaGTACAGACACGTGAAGATGTGTGTCAGGGCAGAGATGAAGGCCCGTGGTTCTGCTGTAGACGAAGACATTGTCACCAGCGTGGCAGACGAAATGACGTTTTTCCCCAAAGACGAGAAAATCTACTCAGACAAGGGCTGCAAGACTGTGCAGTCACGGCTGGATTTTCACTGA